The Glycine soja cultivar W05 chromosome 19, ASM419377v2, whole genome shotgun sequence genomic sequence CATAAAACTCACGTGTGGGCTTTATTTTTAGCTCAGTTGTTGATTGGATTTTCATTATCGTTGAGTAGTAATAAAGAAAGGGACTATTGCTATTTAGGCTCCCCTTTATTCTTCTACACTCccccttttcatttttttatcccCAAATTGCCAACAAAACAAACTTGAGATCTATTTCTTCCTCTCATATAATTctcttatgataaaaaaaaataaccctaCCCCTACACCTCCTAATAAAGCAAcacatttgacaaaaaaatgatgtcacaatattcttcaacacaacaaattaattattcactCTAGTGGTCACTCTTCGTGTTGTCAACATTAGGGATGAAAATGAGTTGGACTGGACTGGATCCTACCTAAGTTTAATCTaacttgttttatatttttatagtcTAAGTTAAGGTCTTTTACTCCTTACGAGCCTATTTTTTAGGTCTAGGCCTGGTCTTTGTATAAATATGCTTGATTGCTAGTTCATTTAAAGGTTTGTTTTATATTAAgatgtgtaaaaatatttttttttttaacaaaaccaaatattttcataaaaaataataagataattttaaaacaaagatATGGACAAAACTTGTTTATAAATATTACATATGATATGCTACCAAAATCTTTTAAGTTCCGCCAAAAGAAAAAAGTCTCAATTAATGTTATCTATCtatacttataaaaattaacctATTTCAAACACTAATTAAAATGATGCAAATCATTAAACTACTAAAATTGaccattgattttttaattgtgtggattttagtttaaaaatatttatgcaaaacaaattataaattaaacctTATAAAAAGCAATAAGTATGACTTTAAATTTAAGTAACGAATGCAGCATTAAAAATCTCTGCCACTCTTTTCTCATGCATAATCCATATATTTGTTGAAACCATAGTTTTACAATAATATACATGGAATTAATTTATGgattgatttataatttttcctctgaaataaattattgatttataattttttcaatttattattcttagttttttgttttttgcaaactaaaaatacttaaacaatGACCAGTACTTATTAAATAATGTTGTATAtagaatgttatttttaaatttttttgttactttttatttttaattatatttttattcttaaatttttaatatataaaatgagaaaatgtTTTCAAGTACTTATGTAATAATGTATTCAAAcactataaaattataagtattttttatccaaatgcaaataacttattaaattgTAAACACTTTTAGCATAAACTCTTACATGTTTAGAATTTCTTgtataaaatgttaattaagtTGTTTATCTAAACGGGTCTTTATTAATTTGACTATTAACTTAGTACATTGTCATAGTCAATCACTTTTAGCATAAACCCTAATGCATTGTGACCAGAGGCTTCTGTTGATAAGCCTCTTGCAATTTAGTTCTGTATCCTTTCCAAGAAAGCGAGGCGCAGAAGTGCAGAGGACAGACATATGTGTACATTAATATTCGAAAATTAAATCCCAGTTTCTTCAGCGTCCGTATACGTGATTGACCATGTACCCATTACCAACATGACATACAGTGATACAGAATGAGAATTCAGGAACAACCTGTGGCtatttttcatctcattttttctctctctttttattataCTATATCATATttcctttcatattttttattattatttgtctttcttttcttcttaactCTCGTTGGGTGTGAGTGTGTAATGATCCTTTTCCATTTACATATTTGGAACCCTATCCACGTAGAATTAATAAAGCAAATTTGATAAGATAACCTACAATTAGTTGATCcgtattttcattatttaacaCATCCTGATACACATATATACAGGAGTATCCATTATTCTTATATGTAATCTCATTGACTGAGTATCTAGTATCTCGTTATGAGGTATATCTGTCTATCAATATGTgacttttcatttgctttttcaaAGAATTGcttgagaggaaaaaataaataaattttaaatgattgctaatattttatttagcgaataaaaataaaaatgcaggtTATGTGCGTAGAGCTTTAAAATAAATGTCCACTAGTCATTATTACAAACATATTCTTTTGATGTGCGTGTGTATAAACatattcttttgttattttatggAGGTTATGTCCGTAgagctttaaaattaaatccttattttattttgatataagtTAATTATCACTTACTcataaagattatatatatatatatagacacacaaAGTTTAAACTTCTTGtgatacaataaattaaaacaagttaTCAGTTTATAGGTgatgaaaaatgtgtttttcccttctctttcttttattccaAAGAAAAAGTGTAAAGTTTTAGgatagaaaaaaatgtgtgcaaatataaaaacttaatattaaatgttCTTAAGAGTGCTCTAGATTAAAACATATAGTTGAGAGATTATCACGTCTATCatattatgattatattttaaagtaataaatGTTTCCCACTGCTACTTTTTTTACTAGTGCAGTGGCAGATgctaaaatctatatatatatatatatatatatatatatatatatatatatatatatatatatatatatatatatatatatatacataaactGCACTGATTTTAGCATATATATATGACTTGGATATTCTCCAGTGGGCcccatttatttcatatttatttctctcttctgCTGGGCAAAGTCTTGAGGAACATTCCAAGTATATACCTGCCTTGTTTATCAGTTAAAatcgaaataaataaaatcaataagaaTTTTCCATTTGCTATGTTAGTTTCAGGTCATTCAGTGATTCCTATAACTAACTATATGGATATAAGTGAAGtgtatttatttgaaaagaaagaaagcaacGCTAAGACTGAAATTAAATCGAATTTGGGACGCCAAAATACTGCACTAATTTCTAACTTGCTGTTTCCGTTTCTGAAGATTCCCCCTCTAACCGTATATAGTGGTTACACTTTACTGATGCCAAAAGcttgagttaaaatgatttaaagctGAAAAGACCAATATTAGCTTGTAATGCTTGGATGATTAACATGGAAAATTCTTCAACATGAAACAACCCTACTCACATGAGATTTGTTGgtcattttcattttccaaaCCTAGTAAGGAgtataactttaaaatattagGAACATTCTcatttaaaaggaaaatttaGTGAAAAAATAGGAGTGAGTCAGATCCTATCCATACTAGTGATTGCTGACACTGCAACTGATTCAATACACATGGCtaaattaaacaattatatCATCGGCTTAGTCGGATAATCAAGTCGAGAAATTGGAAAATGATTCCCAGTATAgtgaagaaaactgaaagttcttttctttatgttaTTAAGTTCACAAATGCAAAGAGATAGTGTGTGGGGTCATTATCAAATGTTTAATAACTTGTTGCACTTATAttcacttttcattttttttaattgctttATTCCTTTGTGcttattatatttctttctaTTGGCTATgacaaaaaatagaatgatgCTAAATTCACTTTACTTGCATTATTTGGAGATTCGAAAATGctgatttaaacatgtttttgccTTATCCTTTTTCTTTGTCTCGTTTCCTTTTATCGGCAGGAATACACTAACTATTGTTGGGTCATGGTTGTGgagcataatttttaattagtaggttctttatttttgtttggagATGAGGCTAATCTCGCGATTATCATTTCATGTGTTCATGAACTGATTGCTAAGATATATTtctattcaaaattcaaatgtgtGATTGTAACTAGATTCTTCGGTGGAGCATTTGCGTTTAATTATATATAGGCACGAAATCCTCGTGTCAGAATGAACTTAAAAGTCTGCTTATAAAGCAGTTAATTGATCAACATGTGGCTGCTAGAAAGAAGTTAATCACTGTTAGAAATTTCGACCAGAACACTATTTTGTGTTCTTTTGCTTTCCTTTAAggaaaacaatatatattaattcgcCATTCCTTTTTTAAGTCCTACGGTTGGTCCAAATTTTTAAGgtggtttttcattttttttttttagtatccACTTTAATGGCCGACTTATGCATGCTTCGTCATTTTCCCACTTTCTAATCAAACTGCACATATTTAATTGATATGAATGAAATTTGGCCTCTAGTAGGTATTTCCCCCGGGTGGGAAGGTACACCAGAGAGAAAGCCATTGcatatttaataagaaaatgaaatctgCTCTCTGTATGTGTGGGTTATTCATAAGCTTcaaataaaagatttttatagaatttttattcaattagaaaaagttaattatgtatctattggaattttatttatttttataataattaacttaaaagtaatataaagataattttttattagttcatAGTCTCAAACTTTTTACACTAACAATGTACATTTATATACATAATACATATATGGAGATATTAtgacaattttctttcttgttataTTTAATCCTTTTCTATAAAGACGGTACATTTTGATACTCAAGTTACTAATGTGCTTGATAAATGAGAGctacaaatgaaaaatgaaCAATTGGACCTTACCTTTTAATTAAGAggatattaatttgaaattaccTAGTGATAACAGCTTTTGatataatgattaaattagGATAAACTAGATTCTTCAACCTTTGTTTGGATAGTTATGTTTTCAAAGGACCGACATCTATTTGACTTTATGTTTGAGGGTCTTTCTAATATATGATCGAGGGGTTTTCGGTCATATAAGTACAATTATATTTGATTAGTGTATTAATCCTATTAATTAGAAGCCTTTTCGGCCGATTTATCAGGGAGTCCTTGAAGGTTGTGTTCTGTATATAGGTTATAACACTCTTTGTGCTCTTTTTAACTTCATCTTCATTTGCCTTGTAAAAACAAAATGTAATAGGAAAGTAAAAAGAGAGacagatgaaaaaaaaagtatattatagaaaaataaattcaaatacatGAATATCATTTTCCTAATTTGTAACAATCTCCGCAAGCTTTACCACGACAAGTACTCTTTCGTAGCTACAATCCTTCTGTTGTGCACTTCCGAGTAACCCTCGAATGTGATCTTATCTATTTGTTTATTCATTCATTGccactcttttattttatttttgaaataccCTTTAGTTAAACATTAAGTCAACTAAGTAATAAAAGCGTTATAaaccattttttgtttatacTACTGACACTTTGGATATTTAACTAGCCTCCCGATCCATGCAtgtatttcaaataatttgtaaattgaaaaataaagaaattaatctcacacattttttagaatataagaaatatataaataagaatataagGAATACTCCGACGtcctttatataaaatatttctgtATCCAAAATAGTCGAACTAACTTCAACATCTTATGATTACATttagtaaaaagtaaaatttctaACAACACACATTtcgttaaataatttattacccGCGCATTTCTTTTAGTTAAAaggtatataattataaaattagattCACGCCAATAAAAGTTTACATATAAATTATGAGAATGAATAGAAAATCTAAAgggttttcttttcaaaagaaaaaggttcTCTAGTTGACTGATTTTTTGGTAAAAACTCTGATCTAGCAAATGATTCTTTTAGGCAGcatttttttgggaaaaaatttttcatagtaaaaaattatgattcttcaaaatcatgattcttaaatatgattaaaatctATTTAGTTAGtcataaatattcttaaaaatatttaataagttttttagaataatttttaaaataatttgattcccTCTCCTGGTGCCACATTGATGTAACTCAATGCTCTAATATTTCACCTATCATGTATAAATGCCGAAGGAAATAAGAGAATTAAAgtggtaatatatatatatatatatatatatataacatgaaggatgataaaatttaaagcttaaaaatagaacaattttttatatgtagaaattaaaaataagtataaagAACTTATAACAACTTACTTAGCCTCTCAAGTAATAAGTTGGATCCCTTAGTTAGAACTGAAATTTATTTAgacaaaacattttaaaaaaggtaaatacaatttaccaaaaaataaaataaaataaaaggaggtGGGATACAGCGATTTCATGGCTGACTCTGACTTCAGTATATGTACCAGTTACTTGTCTTACTAAATTACTACCATATTCTATCTTTCTTATGCAGAAGTACTTGAAAATTAACTTTGTTTAATCTGCTTCGGGGATAAACTATTCATAGCTGGAAGCATTAGTCCTAACATTCCCTGTCTATGTATGTCTTGGTACATTATTTTGGTGAGTGAAATGAATTCCTAAAAGTATATACTTTTAGAGTTATGGGCATTTGTATTTAATCATAATAACATAGTGCCGTgacaaagtatttttttttctcaaagagAAACAGTCTTTCTGTTTCAGCAGAAGGACGTACAGCAACTCATGTATATCTGacttaaaaaaatctttgcTGAAAGATACTTCTCTTCCTATAAATATCAGTCTTCAAAGTCATTTTTTCCCAAGCTTCTCACAGCTTGCATAGTTGTTATTTTgttccttccttccttctagaACTTGCTATATCACACTACATTTTTGCAAGGTTTGTTCTCAACTCCATATCTAATCATGGATATTGAGTCAACAACGCAAGTAAACAAGGGTGGATTTTTTTCTCGTTTGGGGAACTGCCTCGTGGCTATGCCTAGGAACTTCAAGACCAAGGTTATCAACTTCGCAAGAAGCATAACAAAGATTGGAAAAGATGACCCCAGACGAGTAATTCACTCATTAAAAGTGGCAATTGCTCTCACATTTGTGTCCTTGGTTTACTACTCAAGGCCTCTTTATGATGGCTTCGGAGTTGCGGGAATGTGGGCTGTTCTGACAGTGGTGGTAGTGTTTGAATTCAGCGTAGGTAAGTTTCAGACATCATATACACATTGcttcttattatataattaaagacCAAAGTCTGAAGAGTACTTAAAGATTAATGCTTTATTCCTAATAATTAACCAGGTGCAACCCTTAGCAAAGGTTTAAATAGAGGATTTGCTACATTATTAGCTGGTGCTTTAGGGGTTGGAGGGCAACACTTGGCCACTGCTTTTGGAGAAAGAGCAGAACCTATTGTCCTTGGAATCCTGGTCTTCAGTTTaggtatatatacatatatatgctaTAAGTTTAATGAtcatatactaataatttaatactgttattcaatcaaaaatcattattaataaaattattgatgtaattatcgtaaaaataaacaaagttaACATTTGCTTCCTAATCAATGTGTTAAATGGTTTGTGTTGTGTTTTGCAGCCGCAGGGGCTACTTTTTTCagattttttccaaaaatcaaGCAAAGATATGACTATGGGATTGTGGTATTTATATTGACATTTTGTTTGGTCGCTGTCTCGGGTTATAGAGTGGAAGAACTCTTCGAGCTTGCTCATCAGAGACTTTCAACAATTTTAATAGGAGCAGCAGCTTGCATGGTCATCTCCATTTTCATTTGTCCAGTATGGGCAGGTGAAGACCTTCACATGTTGGTGGCTTCCAATATTGAAAAGTTGGCAAATTATCTAGAAGGTAGTATATATATTTGATCCATCATTAATTAGTTTACATGCTTCTTTTTGTGATGCATAGGTGTTAATATGTCTAAAATAATTCTTACCATTTTCAGTATTCGAAACCGAATATTTTCATTGCTCGGAGGATACAAAAAAGTGTGAGAAGTCAGTTCTTGAAGGATATAAAAGTGTTCTTAATTCTAAAGCAAGTGAAGAATCCTTGGTaagttcttttttgtttcttacttcTGAGATATTATTCAACATTTTCATTTGCTAGATTGATCAAATATTAACGTTATATAATATTGCACAGGCAAATTTGGCAAGGTGGGAACCAGGACATGGCCGTTTTCCTCTTCGTCATCCTTGGAAGCAGTACTTGAAGATTGGAGCACTTACTCGTGAATGTGCTTACAAGATTGAAACCCTTAACAACTACCTCAACCCGGAAATCCAAGTAATATGTACATCGATCATTATTCTTTCTACGCGAAATATTTGAGACCTTCACTTCAATCTCTATTATCAGAACAATTTTAGCTTGAAAGTAACCAAGGAAAACAACTTCTAAAAAGAAAACGATTTTAAGCAAACTTTTAGCTgcaattaataaatatacactTGTGAGAATActccaaaaccaaaaaaaaaaaaaaaacaattttagctTTATGAGTTTGAAGCTAATATGCATGCATTTTGGTTACTACAGGTATCTTTGGAATTCAAGTGTAAAGTTCAGGCACCATGCACAAAGATGACTTCAGAGTCCAACAAGGCATTAAAGGCAATATCTTCATCAATCAAAAAAATGACACACCCATCAGCTGCCAAAGTTCACATAGAAAATTCAAAAACTGCAATTGAAAACCTCAAAGTTGCCCTTGAAATCGTTTCGTTGAAAAATACTGATCTCCTCACCATAATCCCAGTTGCCACAGTTGCATCAATACTCGAAGAAATCACCAAGTCAGTGGAGAAAATATATGAGTCTGTTTCTGAGTTTTCTCACTTAGCCCACTTCAAGAGTGTTGTAGAACCCAATGTCTCACCAGAGAAGCCTCCCCTTCTTCATCGAGGTATCATAAAACCTGTTGTGGATATTGATAACACCGTCGACCATGTTGAAATTACGATCCCAGATATAACTACAGACTCtctagagaaagaaaaagcacCAATAACAAAACCCTCCGAACATTTGTAAATAGTTGTCAATGTCAATTACTTGAGACTAGTTATTTGTCATGACTCAACATTCGTATTCCATAGTTTAGTTTAATAGTCTCCGATGTAATTCTACTCTTGCAATGTAGAGTATTTAGATTAAGGTTAGAagatttttaatattcttaccttaatttaatttcttcgaTCTTTACGTTTCTGTTGATCGTGGGTTTGGTTTTGCTTTAGCCCCCCACGTTTGATGttgttcgtttttttttttccttcttttcagtTCTTAATAAGATTTGGCGGTACTGCATATGATGGTTAGGATTTTTGGTGTCAACCTAGTAGCTAGTTGAGATCATTGGTTCTAGCTTGATGTTTTGCGCtgctaattttataaataaaaaagttcaaCGTTTTCTCTTCTGTGACAGGTTATGCTAgctgtcattttatttactaaatGATAAACTATAGCTATGCTCTCAACCACACTTGGTGCTTTGCCTCCTTTCTATGCCTACTGTATTCTGctttttgataaaaattcaTGGTGAGCCACAAATTGTTAGTGAAGTTAAAACAAAATTGACATAGCCATTATGGGTGCTAGCTACGTTGATGCCTGGAACGTGGAACTCTAAAAGCAAATTGCTGGATGGCTAGTAAACATAGGACCTTAAGTATTTCACGAcaaattaagattaatttaatttgaaagccaaaatacactttatcaaaataaaaggggGGGAAATAAAGGGTAAAGGGGTCCCCTATGAACGGTATGGAGTTTAGCCCCCAAAGGACGAGTACGGAGTAATtgtttaaagtattttatttgtgaatttatttttgtataatagCATCTTACAATTTTTCAATAACCATGAAAGACacatgaagagaagaagaagtttgTCATAAAATGAATGAggtaattgaaaagaaaaaaaaaaagagttgctaaaatttgtaaaaaaataaaataaaaatagaatttcattttttatttttgagcttAATTGATATACAAGATAAATTAGttgacataaaataattttatgacgaCTAGTAATATTTGAcacgtgatttttttaataatttatctaaaaatgaataataatacattaaaatttgttaattacaTTACGATTAAAAACTTTCATTTCGGCattgaaaataatgatttttggaaaaattggatatcacaaaatgaaaatttgaataattaaaatttatctcaAATGAAGTATCCAAGTTTCGAAACAAAGGTATAATTAGTCTCTTTCAAGCAATGTTTAATGAAAAAACTAAGTTAGACCGAATCAGAATTAAACGAATAAATCATGAACCAGCGAAATCTAGAGTTAAAATATT encodes the following:
- the LOC114399776 gene encoding aluminum-activated malate transporter 8-like produces the protein MDIESTTQVNKGGFFSRLGNCLVAMPRNFKTKVINFARSITKIGKDDPRRVIHSLKVAIALTFVSLVYYSRPLYDGFGVAGMWAVLTVVVVFEFSVGATLSKGLNRGFATLLAGALGVGGQHLATAFGERAEPIVLGILVFSLAAGATFFRFFPKIKQRYDYGIVVFILTFCLVAVSGYRVEELFELAHQRLSTILIGAAACMVISIFICPVWAGEDLHMLVASNIEKLANYLEVFETEYFHCSEDTKKCEKSVLEGYKSVLNSKASEESLANLARWEPGHGRFPLRHPWKQYLKIGALTRECAYKIETLNNYLNPEIQVSLEFKCKVQAPCTKMTSESNKALKAISSSIKKMTHPSAAKVHIENSKTAIENLKVALEIVSLKNTDLLTIIPVATVASILEEITKSVEKIYESVSEFSHLAHFKSVVEPNVSPEKPPLLHRGIIKPVVDIDNTVDHVEITIPDITTDSLEKEKAPITKPSEHL